From the genome of Candidatus Stygibacter australis:
CCTTCGTAATTACCAGCCTTATCTAGTATTGGTGCAGTTTCTAATGCTGCAATAATTCGATTGCCATCCTTGCAAATAAATTCGAAGTCGTGCTGATCTTTAAATCCTGCTTGACGTCGCTCTAAGTTTTGATTGGCGATCTTAATTCCAGCATCATCCATGAAATCAAAAAGAGATTTCCCCAGCATTTCTTCAGGTGAATATCCTAACATCTTGGCCATACTTGGGTTAACGAAACTGGTTTCATTTTTTTTATCAATAGCCCAAATGCCTTCTTGGGCTAAGTTTACTAACTCCCGATATTTTTTCTCGGCGTTAAATAATTCAGCCTCCGCCTGCTTGCGCTCGGTGATATCAATACTTGCAATCAAGACCGCCGGTTTACCCTGAGCTTCAAAAGGTATCTTATATGTTTCGAGTATAATAGTGCTTCCATCCGGATTCTCCATTGTTTCTTCGGGTATAAATTTTGGCTTGCCACTTTCGATTACTTCACGGTCATCAGCAAGCATAGCACGTAATTCATTCTCATCTTCACATAGATCGGCATGAATTACATTTGTCATCGCTTCGACTGTTGAACCATAGAAAGCGGTTAGTTTCTTATTAACTAAAATAAACTTGCCCTCGAGGTTCTTGGCACAAATAAATATTGGAACGATATCCAGGATTTTTCTCAATAATAGTCTATTGAGTTTCAATTTTTCTTCCACCTTCTTGTGCTCGGTGATGTCGATAAAGTTAACTATAACTTTTTCCAATTTATTATCAGTATTTAGCAGTGGCATTGCATTGACATTTACCCAGGTAACAAATTCTCTATCAGGGCAGATTATACCAAATATATAATTTTTTAACGGATTCAATGTTCTGATTACTTTACTTGCGGGATAGTCATCAATTTTCATCGGAGACATATCTTCATAAACAAACATCCATTCCGGATCTGTTACCTCTTTGCCCGACATTTGCTCTGAAGTTAAACCAAGAATATTATTTGCTTCAGGGTTACTGATCAAAATACGGGAGTCGCTATCATGTACTACCACACCAACAAGAAGGCTATCAACTGTTGTCCGGTATTCTATTTCACTCTTTTGGTGTATTTCCTCAGCATGCTTGCGTTCGGTGATATCTCTAATAATACCAATAAGAAACTTTTTGCCATTATTATCTATAAACCTTGTCTTTTTTGTAGAAATTATATGTGTATTTCCATCCCTAACCGTAAGGGTCTCTTCATTAATATTTTCAATCCCATCGGCAAGCACCTGCTTATCTATTTTCAAAAAACTTTCTTGTTCTTCCGGAGTAACTTCTTCGGCAAGTGTTTTACCAATTATTGCAGATATTGGAAGGCCAAAAATATCACAAAAAGCTTCATTTGCCAGCAGTATTCTGCTTTGATTGTCTTTTACGAAAACAGGGTCACCTATATTGTTGATAATATTATCAAGATATTTCTCACTTTCTTCTGCTTTTTCTTGGGCTCTAACTATTTCCAATTCTGCCTGTTTTCGTTCAGTCAAATCCATGTTTGTGCCTGTTACACGGATCATATTTCCATCAGAATCTCGGGTAATAAATCCTCGTGAAAGTATAGGAACATAATGGCCGTCTTTATGCTTCAACCGGAATTCAATTTGATAGCTTTCCATATCCGATTTTACTGCTTTATCCAAAACTGCATCTGTAATTCCTCTATCATCTGGGTGTGTAAGTTCATACCAAAGTTGATCAGTTACTGTCAATTCATCAGGTTTATAGCCGATCTGTGCCCACCATTGCGGAGAATAGTAGATATTTTTATTGGCAAAATCCCAATCCCAGGGAGCATCATGGGAACCTTTGATAACCAAAGTCAGCCTTTCCTCACTATCTTTAAGTTTCTCTTCCGCCTTCTTACGATCGGTGATGTCAACATATTGACACACAACATTCACAAGTTTTCCTGCATCATCTTGTATTGGAAACATGGACGCATCGATCCAAAGCTCATTCGCATTTGACAGATCCACATCACCTGCCTTTGAGCCTTCCCAAAACATTGTAAATCGTGCACTTTTTAAATCTTTGAAAACAGCTTCTACAGCAGGTATAAATCCTTGAGCATCAATATTCTCATCATTGAGTACATTATATTTTCCGATTATCATATCGTCAGTTACATTAAGGATATTCCGCAAAGCTTCATTAGCCCTTAGCAATATTCCTTTCGCATTAGAAATCCACATGGCAAAGGGACTGTTTTCTATAACTACATTCAGGAAATTGGCCTGGTTTCTGTATTTTAGTTCGCTCACCTGCAAATCTTCTTTTGCCTGCTTTCTAATCGCACCCGCAATTTTTAGATCTTCATAGCTGTCGCTCAGTTCCTTTGTACGCTCATCAACGAGTGCTTCCAGAATTACTTTTTCATGTCTCAATTTATCTTCTGCTGATTTTATGCGGAGCATCAAATTTATCTGAGCATAAAGTTCAGCTGTATCAATAGGTTTCGACAAAAAAGCATCAGCACCAATCTTTAAACCTTTAATCCGATTTTCAGCATCAGTTTTTATTGCAGTAACCATAATGATGAGAATGTTTTTGGTTTTAGGATTACTTTTTAGTATTTTGCAAACTTCGTAACCTTCCAATTCGGGCATAACAATATCCAAAAGGATCACATCCGGATCTTTTGCAAGTGCAAGCTCAATTCCACCGGGTCCATTTTGGGAAGTAAACAAAATCGAATCAGGGAACGCGTCTTTGATTACGGCTTCCAAAACGGTCAGATTGTCTTTATTGTCATCGATTGCGAGTAGTTTTATCATATCATTCTCCTTTCATAGCGCTTGCCGATACAGCAAGGATCGGTATATGCTGCAAATTCTTATCTTTTTGGGTTTCTGTACAAAATGCCTCAAGATTCACATGCACCCGCTCCTGATCAGATGTTTTATAATACATCTTTCTAACTCCTGATGCAGATTTACTACATCATTTCTATCAGCTCCTGACAGTTCTATTTTACTCAATTTCCTCACATTCTTCATGCGTACAAGTGCAAATTCACCCAAAACAATCATATGCAAGAACTATATTAATCAAGTAACATATTAAGATATATAACAAATTGTTGTAAAGTAAAAAAGTCATTGCTAAAGGTATATCCCTAAATAATAATTGTGAAATAAGCCCTGCAATTAAAGAAAGTTGATAAGGTCGCTCAATAGATTATAAGTAAGTATCCAATTAAGTTATCGAGTTAAGATGCCCTACCCGGTAGATTGACTTGAGCACGACCATATAATCCCAATCATCCAACTGGTAGATTACCATGTAGTGGTTGTTTGTAGATTAATCATCCTGATTAATTTCTTTGTTTAATCAGTTAATCAAGGACGATTAACCTACATATAAATATATAAATATATAAATATCAATAAATAAGCCAGTTAGCAATGAGAATCTCCTGGTCAGAACAGTCAACCCTGTCCGTTCTCTCCACCCTCTCCACCCTCTCCACTACGTCCACTTTGTCCACTAAGTCCACCAAAACCACCACCAAAACATCTAAACTGGGAACAGCATGACATTATATTGTTATGCTGATCGCAGTTTAGGCACATTAGGGGTGCCAGAAAGGCGGTTAGATTGCTGGTGGATATGGGATTAGGGAGATAATTTGGAAGGGTTTCAGGAGCAAAATACTGGCAGATCAGGGTGCTTAATAAAATTACTGTAGAAAAAAATGAAAAATACCTTGGATAAATTTGCTTTGGAATTATATTTTTTATTAAGAGATATCTTAAGTATCGGAGGTGATCATGCCGCGGACTGGCGGAAGCCGGAAATTTCTGGAGAATAACTGCGATATTCACGGCAGACTGGGTGATATTGTATATCGCAGAAAGCGCAATGGAGAGAAATATTCCTATCCCTACAGTTTCCAGGCAAAATATGAACCTACTACCCTGAGCAGACGCGTAAGCGCAATCATCAGAAAGGCAGCAGAATTCACTAATCCGCAGTATAAAGGCTTTAAGAGCATCATCAAAAAAATGTATTACTACACGCCATTTATTGTCTATACTGGTGAATATGAACTGCGCTGCAACACATTTTATAAGATAAGGAAAAAAGGGCATTATGGTACTTCAATCGATGGGGGAGTGGTGCAATTGCAAAAACTGGCACCGCGTACAAAAGTAGCATATCGTTTTGTGGAAGAAGGTGTTCACTGGCTGCGCTGCTATAATGGGACCGCCTTATACAGCGAACGGCAGGTGCTCGTGATCTCAGATTCGGTGAGTCTGGAAGAAGCTTATGATAACTGGTTTGACCTGCATCTGGCAGAACTGCTTTCTCAGCCTGACCCGGCTTTTGCTTCCCTGCCCATCTATCGCCGCTACCTGAAAAGTGAAAGCATCTACCTGGATTTCTCTGGTAAAGTAGAAGACTTCGTGATCTATCCGTCAAGTAAGACTAAATATATGTATTCCCACAAGATAGGCAGTTATGAGAATAACAGCCAGACCCAGTATTTCTGTGCTGTGATGCCAAAAGTACTAACATGCTGGCAGGAAGTAAGCCCCCAATTTTCAGAAGTTTGGCAGAAATACTATAATCGCTGGTTTCCGCAAAATTACCGTAAAGGAAAACGCGGCAAAGCCATCGGCAGACATCATCTCTGGAGCAAAGCAGTATTTAAAGCAGCT
Proteins encoded in this window:
- a CDS encoding PAS domain S-box protein; the protein is MIKLLAIDDNKDNLTVLEAVIKDAFPDSILFTSQNGPGGIELALAKDPDVILLDIVMPELEGYEVCKILKSNPKTKNILIIMVTAIKTDAENRIKGLKIGADAFLSKPIDTAELYAQINLMLRIKSAEDKLRHEKVILEALVDERTKELSDSYEDLKIAGAIRKQAKEDLQVSELKYRNQANFLNVVIENSPFAMWISNAKGILLRANEALRNILNVTDDMIIGKYNVLNDENIDAQGFIPAVEAVFKDLKSARFTMFWEGSKAGDVDLSNANELWIDASMFPIQDDAGKLVNVVCQYVDITDRKKAEEKLKDSEERLTLVIKGSHDAPWDWDFANKNIYYSPQWWAQIGYKPDELTVTDQLWYELTHPDDRGITDAVLDKAVKSDMESYQIEFRLKHKDGHYVPILSRGFITRDSDGNMIRVTGTNMDLTERKQAELEIVRAQEKAEESEKYLDNIINNIGDPVFVKDNQSRILLANEAFCDIFGLPISAIIGKTLAEEVTPEEQESFLKIDKQVLADGIENINEETLTVRDGNTHIISTKKTRFIDNNGKKFLIGIIRDITERKHAEEIHQKSEIEYRTTVDSLLVGVVVHDSDSRILISNPEANNILGLTSEQMSGKEVTDPEWMFVYEDMSPMKIDDYPASKVIRTLNPLKNYIFGIICPDREFVTWVNVNAMPLLNTDNKLEKVIVNFIDITEHKKVEEKLKLNRLLLRKILDIVPIFICAKNLEGKFILVNKKLTAFYGSTVEAMTNVIHADLCEDENELRAMLADDREVIESGKPKFIPEETMENPDGSTIILETYKIPFEAQGKPAVLIASIDITERKQAEAELFNAEKKYRELVNLAQEGIWAIDKKNETSFVNPSMAKMLGYSPEEMLGKSLFDFMDDAGIKIANQNLERRQAGFKDQHDFEFICKDGNRIIAALETAPILDKAGNYEGALAGVINITDRKQAEKDLLESEEYFRTLIENSSDVISILDDKGFITYESPSHEKVLGYETGKLIGENVFGLVHPDDRERISRQFVKLLKRPNEIEQVNFRFLHKNGTWIYIEGTGTNLLNSSKIKGIVVNYRDITDRKQAEEMLAENDLKYRSLFDNKLNGLAYCKIVVDDNNRPVDYIFLEINRAFEEFTGLKKEVVLGKRITEIIPGF